The Drosophila sechellia strain sech25 chromosome 2R, ASM438219v1, whole genome shotgun sequence nucleotide sequence GACTACTGCACTCAATGCCAAAGGCACATGTGCCGATTACGTCGGTGGTGAATCTGGCCAGGATATCCTTAACCTCGACAATGGGAGACTTCTCCATCGCTTGGCCAAAGACTTCGATGAACTCATGACCCACCTTTACCACGGTGGGAAACATATACTTCATTTTACCCGACGTAAACGTAGAGGATAGCTTGCTCCTCATAGACTTCCACTTTTGGCCATCTAGCAGAAACAGCTGACCAGACAGGGGATCGTCCTCCGTGTTGTGGTAGAAACCACGATCGGTGAACTTATTGAACTCCTTGATCAGGATGAGCTTTGCCAGCGAAATATCCAGCACGAGAATTCCGGGTCGTTGGAACCAATAGAAGCCTGCGAAGGGCCCAGTACCACGGAACTTATTGTAGTAATCCATCCAGATGTCACTAAATGATCGACTCGTCTGCACTCCCGTCAGGCTGCCCATCAGGATGTGGGATTCCTCGCAAGGAATACCCAGATTCTGCCAGTAGTGAAGGGCACGACGCCATTTCAGTAATAGATATCCCACTAGCACCACCACAATCGCCAGTAGAACAATCTAAACACCCATTACATCAGCTTGGGTGCGGTGATTTAGTGATATATGTAGTTATGCCGCCGAAAAATATATCGCAAATGTAGTCCAGTTGAGCTTCATAAACCTACTGCAATCAAAAAGCTCGCACAGCTAGCCAAAAAGCGAGAGAAATTAGAATAAATTGAGAGAATATTAGTTTGTGTATTTGTattcaaaacaaacaattttgttttgttgataTTGCTTGACTCTTTATTTGCTAATTTTCCAACTGAGAATTTCTCTTTTAAAGAGTATATATTTAAGATTCATCTGCCTAACGGGTAAATACCTTACCTACCTCAACTTATTTCTAAATTGGGTATGATTTCGGTTGATTGGAAATGATGGGAAAAGGTTTTTGAAATTTGCTAAAatattaacataaataaagtaaaaatgttccattttaaaataaatatttaaacagaATCTAACACCGACAGTTTATAATAGTTGGTTGCCAGAAACTTACATTAAACTGAATGAAACTATTACTGGCAAACAAGAAGTGAGCTAGTAACAATGACAtgcttttttatttagttcTTACTATGATAACATACGAATATTTACTTTTTACCATGAACTTTGCCACTCTAATAAATAGAGGAGCAcgtattaaaattaaaattagtaAAATTAGTACGAGTAGTACGAAAACATACAAGCCTACCAGCGTTATTAACTCCTTCAGCTTCAAAGTACAGCATACATAGGTGTATGAAAACGACAACAGTCGGTGTGCACAGATTGAAGGGGAGAATCTTTAGGATAACCTGCTCCATGTCGGCGGGAAAGAAAAACTTGCCTCTGGGGATAGATTTTCTCCTATATGCCCACCAGCTGCAATGCAGCTGGTTTGGTTAAAAACTATAGCTACTAAGTACTCTTACCTAAGAGCATACATTGATGTagcttaataaaaaaaaacccaagtTTACAAAACGCGACATTGAATGGACTTTCGTACTCTTTATCAACGCTGGAAAGAGAGTCAGATGACTGATGAAAGTCAGGTATAAAGGGCCGATGTCGCCGCTCGGATTTTCAGTTGTTCCGAAATGGCTGTTCTGATCGTATTGCTGATCGGTGTAATCACCTTCGTGGCGTGGTATGTGCACCAGCGCTTTAACTATTGGAAGCGTCGCGGCATTCCCCACGATGAGCCCAAAATTCCGTTCGGTAATACCAGCGAGCTAATGAAAACCGTTCAGTTGTCGGATATTTTCAAGAGAACCTACAACAAGTACAAGAAAAGGACGGACGGGCCATTTGTGGGTTTTTATATGTACTTCAAGCAGATGGTGGTTGTAACCGATATTGATTTCGTTAAGACCATACTGATTCGCGAGTTTGATAAGTTCCACGATCGCGGCCTATTCCATAACGAACGTGATGATCCACTGTCCGCCCATCTAGTGAATATCGAAGGTCAGAAGTGGTAAACCCTGCGCCAGAAACTTACGCCCACGTTTACCTCTGGCAAGATGAAGAGCATGTTTCCCACTATTCTGACCGTGGCAGATGATCTGATTCGGGTTTTTGGACAAACAGCTAGTGCTGATGGCGATTCCATAGAGATCACAAATGTGGTGGCCCGTTTCACCGCCGATGTCATCGGGAGTTGCGCCTTCGGCTTGGATTGCCATAGCTTGTCGGATCCCAAGACGGAGTTTGTCCAAATGGGAACAGCCGCCATCACCGAGCGGCGCTATGGCAAGTCCATGGATCTACTTCTGTTCGGAGCCCCCAAGCTGGCCGCCAAGCTGCGCATGAAGGCGACTGTCCAGAAGGTCGAGGACTTTTACATGAACATCATCCGGGACACTGTTGATTATCGCGTGAAGAACAATGTGAAGAGAAACGATTTCGTGGATATGTTgattgaaatgaaattgaaatacgATAATGGGGATAAGGCAAATGGGCTGACCTTTAATGAAATCGCTGCCCAGGCGTTCATATTCTTCTTGGCTGGGTTCGAGACCAGTTCGACCACAATGGGATTTGCTCTTTATGAGCTGGCCTGCCACCAGGATATTCAGGATTAACTTAGAACCGAAATTGATACAATCCTGAAAAAACATAATGGGAAACTGGATTACGACAGCATGCGAGAGATGACTTATTTGGAAAAGGTCATCGATGGTAAGTTTCCCACATTATTTGGTGTTTCCTATTATAGTCCACTCCCGCTGCGATTCGTCTCTACGTGGTTTGCCTGTCATTACCCCAGCTTATATCTTCTACAAATTACTTACATTCTCTTACAGAGACCATGAGGAAACGTCCTGTCGTCGGTCATTTACTCCGCGTTGCAACTCAAAACTACCAACATACCAATCCAAAATATAACATTGAAAAAGGAACTGGAGTGGTCATACCCACACTGGCTATACAACACGATCCAGAGTTTTATCCAGAGCCCGAGAAGTTTATTCCAGAGCGTTTTGATGAGGATCAGGTGCAACAGCGTCCTCCCTGCACTTTCCTGCCCTTTGGTGATGGTCCTAGGAACTGCATCGGTCTTCGATTCGGACGGATGCAGGTCATCATTGGCATGGCCTTGTTAATCCACAACTTCAAGTTTGAGTTTCATCCCACCAAAACTGTCGTTCCTTTAGAATATAGGACCGATGATATTCTACTGAGCGCCAAGGGCGGAATTCACCTGAAAGTCAGTAGAGTGTGAAAGCTATAAAGATAATTCATGAATTATTCGGTTAAAGCTTTGTTCTTGCGACGTAAATGCTAATACTAATACTTGATTGAATTGaatacttttaaattaaattaaagcgTTAAGATAGTTTTTCACATGCACTAAATTATACCTTTTGTGCAAACGTTTTTTAATTGGTGAATTAGTTTGTATATTTTGATGTAGCTTAgtttaaggtttcaaaagaaAGGTTTTGAATCGTAACAAtgacatatttattaaataaatttacatcTAAAATGAGCAAGGTCTTGTGTACTGGATTTATAGCTAAATTTGGAGAACTTTTAATTACACGGGTAAAACGAAATAGATTAAACTTGGAGAGCTTTATGTACTGTAATTGCTAAGCAACATGCATTAGACGTTTTCCAAAAGCTTTCCCATGAAATctaaggttttttttttttaatttttaacaaatagagaaaaaaactttcgCTTAATATAGTAACTTAAGCTTGTTCAACTTGTGTTGATTACAGTTGCATTCTACGTCGAAGGTAAAACAAAATAACCCGTCAAAAAAACCTTTTGAGAAAGTTGGTTTCCAATATTTCATCATACTTAAGTGTTAAGTGCTGGATTTATTTTAGATTTGGCTTGTCACTTAAGAATGTAAGCAATTGTTGATAATAAGTTAATTATCTTGATTTACGCAATAATCCAACCAGAATAGAAATACCTATAATTCTGTTAGCATAGCCTACTTTTGggcatctttttttttctgaacAGTCGTATCTGGTTTGGATAGACCCCCAACCAGTTGTGAGATGGAATACAATTAGGTATCAGCATGAGTTGCCAATAGATGTTCGGTTGCGTAATAAGTTAAGTCCAAGCAAGCTATATTCGATATGTGTTATAAACTGTTTATTAAAAAGGCATTACACTCGCTCAGCCTTAAGATAAATTCCAGAATCACTAGAAATGAGGAACATTTCTTTGTTGTATGTCATGGGAATGGTTGTCTTCTCGCAAACTGAGAACTTAAAGTCCTTAATCAGGAGAGCCAATCCAATCCTGGCCTGCATTTGACCAAACCGCATGCCGATGCAGTTCCTGGGACCATCCCCGAATGGAAGCCACTCCACGGAGTCGCGATCCTTCACTCGTTCGGGCGAGAAGTTGTCAGGGTTAAAGGTGTTTGGATTGGCATACAGTTTCTCATCGCGGTGCATTGCTCCACAAGGGATCAAAACGGGCATTCCCTTTTTGATTACGTATTTAGGATGTCCAGGAACCTCATAGTCCTCCAGGCACTGGCGGTTCAAGACCGGGAGAACGGTGTACAAACGAAGTGTTTCTATAAAAGACCAAAAGTTAGAAAGGGCGGAGAAAACGAACACATTACATACCCGATATAACCTGGTCTAAATAGATCAAATCCTTCATACTTTCGTAGTTCAACTCCCCGTTGCACTTTGCAATAACCTCCTGGCACTCCTCCCTCACCCGGTCCTGAATGTCCTGATTCTGGGCCAGTTCATAGAGGGCGAATCCCATGGTGGTCGACGAGGTTTCGAAACCAGCCGCAAAGAATACAAAAGCCTGCGCTGCGATCTCCTCAATGGTTAGGTTAACACTCTCCCCGGATTGTGACACCACCAGTGGCTTGTTTTTCAAATCGATCAACTGATCCATGAAATCGTTGCGGCGAATATTGTTTTGCTCTCTGAAGGCCACTGTTTCCCTAACGATGCGCATGAAGAACCTTTCGATGGGCTCCGCTGTCATTTTCATGTGGAGGCGACGTGCCAGATTGGGAAAGCTATTGACGAATCCGATTCCTATAGACCCCAGGCGCTGCTCCGTTAGGGAGCGTCAACCCATCTCGCGGAACTCTGCATCCGGATCCTTTAGGCTGCTGCACTCGATGCCGAATGCACAGGTGCCAATAACATCAGTGGTGAATCGCGCCAAAAGCTCCCTCACTTCGACAACAGGTGACTTCGTCACACTTTGACCGAAAACATCGGTGAATTCATTGGCCACCTTGACCACAGTGGGAAACATATACTTCATTTTGCCGGACGTAAACGTGGAGGAGAGCTTGTTCCTCATAGCCTTCCACTTTTGGCCATCAAGCAAGAACAACTGGCCGGACAACGGATCATCGTCGGGATTGTGAAAGAAGCCGCGATCCGTGAACTTGTTGAACTCCTTGATCAAGATTTGCTTCGCCAGCGATGTTTCAAGGACTAAAACAGCCGGTCGCCGGAACCAATAGAAGCCTGCAAAGGGTCCGGTGCCACGGAACTTTTTGTAATAGCTCGTCCAAATTTCGTTAAAGGATCGTGCGGTCCGTACGCCCTTCATGCTTCCCATCAGCATGTGGGGCTCCTCGCAGGGAATACCCAAATCTTGCCAGTGCCTCATCGTGCTTCGCCATTTCATCAGCAGGTAACCAACTAACGCCAGCAGCGCCGTCAGTAGGACAGTTCCAACCGACATGATTAACTGGGTAAGGTGTGTTCTCTCTCTCCGGCGCTTATCGTTTTGCACCTCAGCGGTTAAACGTTTGATATGTACTGCGATTGCAAAAGCTTTTCTGCGCTTTTAAATAGACCAGCTCAAAAATCAGCGGTCATTGTGACCAAGAGCAGTCGCAATCGCAAACTTATCACTGGTATTTGTGTGAATTCTGACTAGATTAATCGTGTATTCACAAGCTGATAAATTAGAGGCTACTTAAGTAACGATGGGTAAATACCCCGTTTACCACATCTCGTATACataattttgtttataataagATATTTATTGAATTCAAACATTCTACCTTATACCTAACACCTTTTATAATATCTAATAAAATGAGAGCACTCAAATTATCAATAATAAACAAAGATGGATCAATGGTCATGAGGACCTACCCCAACATGATTCTATGAGACTTAGGTTGAATAAATTACCATCTATTTAGCAGTTATTTAGTTAGAAGCTTTGGCGTTTTAATTTATTAGACGACCTCCACCTTCA carries:
- the LOC116800312 gene encoding probable cytochrome P450 6a20, with product MREMTYLEKVIDETMRKRPVVGHLLRVATQNYQHTNPKYNIEKGTGVVIPTLAIQHDPEFYPEPEKFIPERFDEDQVQQRPPCTFLPFGDGPRNCIGLRFGRMQVIIGMALLIHNFKFEFHPTKTVVPLEYRTDDILLSAKGGIHLKVSRV
- the LOC116800313 gene encoding probable cytochrome P450 6a20, with the protein product MAVLIVLLIGVITFVAWYVHQRFNYWKRRGIPHDEPKIPFGNTSELMKTVQLSDIFKRTYNKYKKRTDGPFVGFYMYFKQMVVVTDIDFVKTILIREFDKFHDRGLFHNERDDPLSAHLVNIEGQKW
- the LOC116800691 gene encoding probable cytochrome P450 6a20, whose amino-acid sequence is MKSMFPTILTVADDLIRVFGQTASADGDSIEITNVVARFTADVIGSCAFGLDCHSLSDPKTEFVQMGTAAITERRYGKSMDLLLFGAPKLAAKLRMKATVQKVEDFYMNIIRDTVDYRVKNNVKRNDFVDMLIEMKLKYDNGDKANGLTFNEIAAQAFIFFLAGFETSSTTMGFALYELACHQDIQD
- the LOC6609227 gene encoding LOW QUALITY PROTEIN: probable cytochrome P450 6a21 (The sequence of the model RefSeq protein was modified relative to this genomic sequence to represent the inferred CDS: substituted 1 base at 1 genomic stop codon), with product MSVGTVLLTALLALVGYLLMKWRSTMRHWQDLGIPCEEPHMLMGSMKGVRTARSFNEIWTSYYKKFRGTGPFAGFYWFRRPAVLVLETSLAKQILIKEFNKFTDRGFFHNPDDDPLSGQLFLLDGQKWKAMRNKLSSTFTSGKMKYMFPTVVKVANEFTDVFGQSVTKSPVVEVRELLARFTTDVIGTCAFGIECSSLKDPDAEFREMGXRSLTEQRLGSIGIGFVNSFPNLARRLHMKMTAEPIERFFMRIVRETVAFREQNNIRRNDFMDQLIDLKNKPLVVSQSGESVNLTIEEIAAQAFVFFAAGFETSSTTMGFALYELAQNQDIQDRVREECQEVIAKCNGELNYESMKDLIYLDQVISETLRLYTVLPVLNRQCLEDYEVPGHPKYVIKKGMPVLIPCGAMHRDEKLYANPNTFNPDNFSPERVKDRDSVEWLPFGDGPRNCIGMRFGQMQARIGLALLIKDFKFSVCEKTTIPMTYNKEMFLISSDSGIYLKAERV